The DNA window AGGAGTCGCGGCGCCACCTGACCGACGCGACGCAGGAGGCCGCGGACATGGCGCGCAAGGGCGACTATGCCGCGTCGCTCGCCGCGCTGGATCGCGTGACCACCGGCGACACCGCGGAGAACCTCGCCAAGGCGATGGTCGCCGATTGGACCCGGCTCAAACCGGAGATACGGGGCGAAACCAATATCCTCGTCCTCGACAACGCGACCCGTCTGATCGTCAACAGCCATATCCGCGAAGTCCTGAAACGCGAGGGCACCGTCGCGGCCGAAGACCATCGGCTCGAAGTGCTGACCCCGTCCGGCCTGACCGACCAGGAAAAGCAGATGGCGCGCTTCTACAGCGCGGGCCAGGTGCTCAAGTTCACGCGCGACAATCCCAGGCTGGGGATCGCACGCGACGCCGACTATCGCGTCGTCGGGGTCGGCCGGAACAATCATGGCCGCCAGGTCGTGCGCCTGGTCGACGAGCATGGCCGCCAGATCGAATGGCGTCCGGGCCTCGGCAAGGCGGCGCATGTCAATGTGTTCCTGCCTGAGAAGCGCGACCTTGCCCAGGGCGACCGCATCCAGTGGCGGCTGGTCAACAAGGAACTCGAGGTCAAGAATGCCGAACGCGGCACCGTTCTGGCGCTCGAGGGCAATATCGCGACGATCAGATGGGACCGCGGCGAGCGCGTCCAGCAGGTCGATCTCTCGGTCCACCGGACCTGGGATCATGGGTATTCGGAAACCGTCTATTCGTCGCAGTCCAAGACCTATGACCGCGTCTATGCGCTGGCGCCTGTGGAATCCGGCCTCGTCAACGGTCAGAACTATTACACCGCCATCACTCGCGCCGCCTATGGCGTGAAGCTCTGGACCGAGAGCCAGCAACGTCTCGCGGAAAAGCTCGCCTCGCGATCGGGCGAGAAGACCTCGTCGCTCGAAGGGCTCGGCCGGATCAGGGCCGACAGCCACAAGATGCGGGGACTTCGCCACAAGGACCGGCACGACCGCTCCCGCGAGGAGAATGCCCGCGAGCGCGCCGCCCGTAATGCCGAGCGGGAGCAGCGCGAGCGGAAACGGCAGGGCCGCTCCGAACCCCGCCCGAACAGTCTTGCCGAGATCCTCGCCGGCCGCGCGCAGGAGGCTGCCTCGCTGGTCGACCGCTTCCTGCGCGGCACGATCGAACGGGACCGTCAGCACGCGCCGGCGGAGCCCGATCGCGCGGGTACGCGCGAGCCTGTCCACCAACCAGAACCCCAATCCCAACCTCAGCCGCAGCACGATCATGGCGATCGTGGCGGCGGGCATGACCGATAGGAGAAGATGATGGAACTTTTGCTGATGGCGATCGCCTGCGCCGCCCTCGTTGCCCTGCTATACCGCCATTATCGCGTTCCGATCCGTCATCGCTGGCGACGCCGACAGGCTCGAACGATGTGCGAGCAGCTGCGCGGACCGGATCGCGATCAGCCCGCCGTCTTGCACTATGCCCGGCTGCGCGCGATGGATCCGCTGGCGTTCGAGGAATTACTGCTCGAAGCCTTCGAGCAGCGCGGGCACCGCGTCATCCGTAATCGCCGCTATACCGGGGACGGCGGCGTCGACGGGGAGGTCATCATCGATGGCCGGCGCTGGCTGATCCAGGCGAAGCGGTATCGCGATGCGATCAAGCCTGAACATGTGCGTGAGTTCGCCATGCTTT is part of the Sphingobium amiense genome and encodes:
- a CDS encoding restriction endonuclease is translated as MMELLLMAIACAALVALLYRHYRVPIRHRWRRRQARTMCEQLRGPDRDQPAVLHYARLRAMDPLAFEELLLEAFEQRGHRVIRNRRYTGDGGVDGEVIIDGRRWLIQAKRYRDAIKPEHVREFAMLCAARRRRGMFIHTGRTGGMSRTICSSADGIEIVSGQRLLALLTGAPFEPDGLPSRDLLRRGPSDFRDRIVQ